Proteins encoded within one genomic window of Lynx canadensis isolate LIC74 chromosome B4, mLynCan4.pri.v2, whole genome shotgun sequence:
- the BHLHE41 gene encoding class E basic helix-loop-helix protein 41, translating into MDEGIPHLQERQLLEHRDFIGLDYSSLYMCKPKRSMKRDDSKDTYKLPHRLIEKKRRDRINECIAQLKDLLPEHLKLTTLGHLEKAVVLELTLKHLKALTALTEQQHQKIIALQNGERSLKSPIQSDLDAFHSGFQTCAKEVLQYLSRFESWTPREQRCVQLINHLHAVATQFLPTPQLLTQQVPLSKGTGAPSAAAPAGSAAAPCLERAGQKLEPLAHCVPVIQRTQPSAELAAENDTDTDSGYGGEAEARPDREKGKGAGASRVTIKQEPPGEDSPAPKRMKLDSRGGGGLGGGAAAAAAALLGPDPAAAAALLRPDAALLSSLVAFGGGGGAPFAQPAAAAAAAAPFCLPFYFLSPSAAAAYVQPFLDKSGLEKYLYPAAAAAPFPLLYPGIPAPAAAAAAAAAAAAAAAFPCLSSVLSPPPEKAGAAAATLLPHEVAPPGALHPPHPHGRTHLSFAGAREPGNPESSAQEDPSQPGKETP; encoded by the exons ATGGACGAAGGAATTCCTCATTTGCAAGAGAGACAGTTACTGGAACATAGAGATTTTATAGG ACTGGACTATTCCTCTTTGTATATGTGTAAGCCCAAAAGGAGCATGAAGCGAGACGATAGCAAG GATACCTACAAATTACCGCACAgattaatagaaaagaaaagaagagatcgAATTAATGAATGCATTGCTCAGCTGAAAGATTTACTGCCTGAACATCTGAAGTTGACA ACTCTGGGGCATCTGGAGAAAGCGGTAGTATTGGAATTAACTTTGAAACACTTAAAAGCTTTAACAGCCTTAACCGAGCAGCAGCATCAGAAGATAATTGCTTTACAGAATG GGGAGCGATCTCTGAAATCGCCCATTCAGTCCGACTTGGATGCGTTCCACTCCGGATTTCAAACATGCGCCAAAGAAGTCTTGCAATACCTCTCCCGGTTTGAGAGCTGGACGCCCAGGGAGCAGCGGTGTGTCCAGCTGATCAACCACTTGCACGCCGTGGCCACCCAGTTCTTGCCCACCCCTCAGCTGTTGACTCAACAGGTTCCTCTGAGCAAAGGCACTGGCGCGCCCTCGGCCGCCGCCCCCGCAGGGTCTGCGGCCGCCCCCTGCCTGGAGCGCGCCGGGCAGAAGCTTGAGCCCCTCGCCCACTGCGTCCCGGTCATCCAGCGGACTCAGCCCAGCGCCGAGCTCGCCGCCGAGAACGACACGGACACCGACAGCGGCTACGGCGGCGAGGCCGAGGCTCGGCCGGACCGCGAGAAGGGCAAAGGCGCCGGGGCGAGCCGCGTCACTATCAAGCAGGAGCCCCCCGGGGAGGACTCGCCGGCGCCCAAGAGGATGAAGCTGGAttcccgcggcggcggcggcctggggggcggcgcggcggcggcggcggccgcgctCCTGGGGCCCGACCCGGCCGCCGCGGCAGCGCTGCTGAGACCCGACGCCGCCCTGCTCAGCTCGCTGGTGGCTTTCGGCGGAGGCGGGGGCGCGCCCTTCGCGCAGCCcgcggccgccgcggccgccgcggccCCCTTCTGCCTGCCCTTCTACTTCCTTTCGCCTTCGGCGGCCGCCGCCTACGTGCAGCCCTTCCTGGACAAGAGCGGCCTGGAGAAGTACCTGTATCCGGCGGCGGCCGCCGCCCCGTTCCCACTACTGTACCCCGGCATCCCCGCGCcggcagccgccgccgccgccgccgctgcagccgccgccgccgccgccttccCCTGCCTGTCCTCGGTGTTGTCGCCCCCTCCCGAGAAGGCCGGCGCCGCCGCCGCGACCCTCCTGCCGCACGAGGTGGCGCCCCCTGGGGCGCTGCACCCCCCGCACCCGCACGGCCGCACCCACCTGTCCTTCGCTGGCGCCCGTGAGCCCGGGAACCCGGAGAGCTCTGCTCAGGAAGATCCCTCGCAGCCAGGAAAGGAGACCCCCTGA